Proteins found in one Pseudomonas mosselii genomic segment:
- the pxpB gene encoding 5-oxoprolinase subunit PxpB has protein sequence MTPRIEVVAIDSLMVRLFDAIDEGNMPWILAASQRLRDAFGQQLIDLVPSYTTLMVQFDLAPGEARQRILQALEGLRPDAGQAGRRHEIAVWYHASVGPELPVLAARGGMSEAEVIRLHCGRDYPVFALGFAPGFGFMGLVDERLATPRLSTPRKRVAAGSVGIADRQTAAYPAVSPGGWNLIGRTPVRLFDREREGYSLLQPGDRVRFVAVERAEFINLGGDDSPLEAQA, from the coding sequence ATGACGCCACGTATCGAGGTGGTGGCCATCGACAGCCTGATGGTGCGGCTGTTCGATGCCATCGATGAAGGCAACATGCCGTGGATCCTCGCCGCCAGCCAGCGCTTGCGGGATGCTTTTGGCCAGCAGCTGATCGACCTGGTGCCGTCCTATACCACGCTGATGGTGCAGTTCGACTTGGCGCCGGGCGAGGCGCGCCAGCGCATCCTGCAGGCGCTGGAGGGCCTGCGGCCGGATGCCGGCCAGGCCGGGCGCCGGCACGAAATCGCGGTGTGGTACCACGCCAGCGTCGGCCCCGAGCTGCCGGTGCTGGCCGCGCGCGGCGGGATGAGCGAGGCCGAGGTGATCCGTCTGCATTGTGGCCGCGACTACCCGGTGTTCGCCCTGGGGTTCGCGCCGGGCTTCGGCTTCATGGGCCTGGTCGATGAACGCCTGGCCACGCCGCGTCTGAGCACCCCGCGCAAGCGCGTGGCGGCGGGCAGCGTCGGCATCGCCGACCGCCAGACTGCCGCCTATCCGGCCGTGTCGCCGGGCGGCTGGAACCTGATCGGTCGCACGCCGGTGCGCTTGTTCGACCGCGAGCGCGAGGGCTACAGCCTGCTGCAGCCTGGTGATCGGGTGCGTTTCGTGGCCGTCGAACGGGCCGAATTCATCAACCTGGGCGGTGACGACAGCCCGCTGGAGGCCCAGGCATGA
- a CDS encoding 5-oxoprolinase subunit PxpA — MNIDTEVRQVKRLLLNCDMGESFGNWRMGQDAKVMPFIDCANIACGYHAGDPGTMRRTVALALEHRVAIGAHPAYPDLMGFGRRSMACSSDEIRDLLHYQIGALDGICKVLGGRVAYVKPHGALYNDMMANPDILRTVLEAVAAFDSGLPLMLMATADDSAAQALGDEVGVPLWFEAFADRGYTASGHLMSRRLPNAVHHDPALVVEQALRLAKGEALVADDGSDVRLNASTLCVHGDNDGSVAAVRQIRQALDALEQA, encoded by the coding sequence ATGAACATTGATACGGAGGTCCGCCAGGTGAAACGCCTGCTACTCAATTGCGACATGGGCGAGAGCTTCGGCAACTGGCGCATGGGCCAGGACGCCAAGGTGATGCCATTCATCGACTGCGCCAATATCGCCTGCGGCTACCACGCTGGCGACCCGGGCACCATGCGCCGCACCGTGGCCCTGGCCCTGGAACACCGGGTGGCCATCGGCGCGCACCCGGCCTATCCGGATCTGATGGGCTTCGGCCGCCGTTCCATGGCCTGCAGCAGCGACGAGATCCGTGACCTGCTGCACTACCAGATCGGCGCCCTGGACGGCATCTGCAAGGTGCTCGGCGGTCGGGTGGCCTACGTCAAGCCCCACGGCGCGCTGTACAACGACATGATGGCCAACCCGGACATCCTGCGCACCGTGCTCGAAGCGGTGGCGGCGTTCGACAGCGGCCTGCCGCTGATGCTCATGGCCACCGCCGACGACAGCGCCGCCCAGGCCCTGGGCGATGAAGTCGGCGTGCCACTGTGGTTCGAGGCCTTCGCCGACCGTGGCTACACCGCCAGCGGGCACCTGATGTCGCGGCGCCTGCCGAACGCTGTGCACCACGACCCGGCGCTGGTGGTCGAACAGGCCTTGCGCCTGGCCAAGGGCGAGGCCCTGGTGGCTGACGACGGCAGCGATGTGCGCTTGAACGCCAGCACCCTGTGCGTGCACGGCGACAACGACGGCTCAGTGGCCGCCGTGCGCCAGATCCGCCAGGCCCTGGATGCACTGGAGCAAGCATGA
- a CDS encoding 5-oxoprolinase subunit C family protein has protein sequence MSQLRIEASTALCLLQDAGRFGVRHLGVTQGGALDWVAMRWANWLLGNALDSAVVEIALGGFSVVAEQDCVMALAGADLDAQADGQAVAPWTSFNLGKGQRLTLRQPRQGVRAYLAVPGGFVGESVLGSCSTVVREELGGVDGQGRALLKGEVLHAAGAIAGQIGAPNRRSDVPEALRPEYAEKPVLDLVMGAQIGDFGGTSLFEAFNRDWTLDSRADRMGIRLLGPQLVYQGAPMISEGIPLGAVQVPPDGQPIVLLNDRQTIGGYPRLGALTPLALAQLAQCMPGTAVRFRAVVQDEAWREQQAYMSRWG, from the coding sequence ATGAGCCAATTGAGAATCGAGGCCAGCACCGCGCTGTGCCTGTTGCAGGATGCCGGACGTTTCGGTGTGCGGCACCTGGGCGTGACCCAGGGCGGCGCGCTGGACTGGGTGGCGATGCGCTGGGCCAACTGGCTGCTGGGCAATGCCCTGGACAGCGCCGTGGTGGAGATTGCGCTTGGCGGCTTCAGCGTGGTTGCCGAGCAGGACTGCGTGATGGCGCTAGCCGGGGCCGACCTGGATGCGCAGGCCGACGGACAGGCCGTGGCGCCCTGGACCAGTTTCAACCTGGGCAAGGGCCAGCGCCTGACGCTGCGTCAGCCTCGCCAAGGGGTACGTGCTTATCTGGCGGTGCCGGGCGGGTTCGTGGGCGAGTCGGTGCTGGGGAGTTGTTCCACCGTGGTACGGGAAGAACTGGGTGGAGTAGACGGCCAAGGCCGGGCGCTGCTGAAAGGGGAGGTACTGCATGCTGCCGGGGCCATCGCGGGGCAAATCGGGGCGCCGAACCGCCGCTCCGACGTGCCCGAAGCGCTGCGGCCGGAGTATGCCGAGAAACCGGTATTGGATCTGGTGATGGGCGCGCAGATCGGTGACTTTGGCGGCACCAGCTTGTTCGAGGCGTTCAACCGTGACTGGACGCTGGACAGCCGTGCCGACCGCATGGGCATTCGCCTGCTCGGGCCGCAACTGGTCTACCAGGGTGCGCCGATGATCTCCGAGGGGATTCCCCTCGGCGCCGTGCAGGTGCCGCCGGATGGGCAGCCGATCGTGTTGCTCAATGACCGGCAGACCATAGGTGGATATCCGCGGCTGGGGGCGTTGACGCCGTTGGCGCTGGCGCAGCTGGCGCAGTGCATGCCGGGGACCGCGGTGCGGTTTCGGGCGGTGGTGCAGGACGAAGCGTGGCGGGAGCAGCAGGCTTATATGAGCCGTTGGGGATGA
- a CDS encoding MFS transporter has translation MNPTGVQQQAPARTSSGPFAWYRDIDSQQRRTFWSCKIGYGLDGMDTQMLSFVIPTLILVWGISTAEAGLIHTSTLIASALGGWIAGILSDRIGRVRTLQLTVLWFAFFTFLCGFAQSYEQLLIARTLMGFGFGGEWTAGAVLIGEVIRAQDRGKAVGMVQSGWAIGWGLTAILYALLFSWLPAEQAWRALFLLGLLPAIFVIFVRRLVKDPEIYRQAKAVEQAEAPAQFYEIFAPGMLWTTIRASLLTTGALGGYYAITSWLPTFLKNERGLSVLGTGGYLAMVIVGSYIGYVVSAYLCDLLGRRKNFILFAVGSFVIVLLYTQMPVSDGVMLWLGFPLGFFASGIFSGMGSFLTELFPTRIRGSGQGFCYNIGKVVAAMFPLLIGLLGEKVPLGLGIGAFAAVSYGVVILAALSLPETRGKALQAR, from the coding sequence ATGAACCCGACCGGCGTGCAGCAGCAGGCCCCCGCCCGAACCTCGAGCGGCCCCTTCGCCTGGTACCGCGACATCGACTCCCAGCAACGACGCACCTTCTGGAGCTGCAAGATCGGCTACGGCCTGGACGGCATGGACACCCAGATGCTGAGTTTCGTCATCCCCACCCTGATCTTGGTGTGGGGCATCAGCACCGCCGAGGCCGGGTTGATCCACACCAGCACCTTGATCGCCTCGGCCCTGGGCGGCTGGATCGCCGGCATTCTGTCCGACCGCATCGGGCGGGTGCGCACCTTGCAACTGACGGTATTGTGGTTCGCCTTTTTCACCTTCCTCTGCGGCTTCGCCCAGAGCTACGAACAACTGCTGATCGCCCGCACCCTGATGGGCTTCGGCTTCGGCGGCGAATGGACCGCCGGCGCGGTGTTGATCGGCGAGGTGATCCGTGCCCAGGACCGCGGCAAGGCGGTGGGCATGGTGCAATCGGGCTGGGCCATCGGCTGGGGCCTGACGGCGATCCTCTATGCCCTGTTGTTCTCCTGGCTGCCGGCCGAGCAGGCCTGGCGCGCGCTGTTCCTGCTGGGCCTGCTGCCGGCGATCTTCGTGATTTTCGTCCGGCGCCTGGTCAAGGACCCGGAGATCTACCGTCAGGCCAAGGCCGTGGAACAGGCCGAGGCGCCTGCGCAGTTCTACGAGATCTTCGCCCCCGGCATGCTCTGGACCACGATCCGCGCTTCGCTGCTGACCACCGGCGCCCTGGGCGGCTACTACGCCATCACCTCGTGGCTGCCGACCTTCCTCAAGAACGAGCGCGGCCTGAGCGTGCTGGGCACCGGCGGCTACCTGGCGATGGTCATCGTCGGCTCCTACATCGGCTACGTGGTCAGCGCCTACCTGTGCGACCTGCTGGGGCGCAGGAAGAACTTCATCCTGTTCGCCGTGGGCTCGTTCGTCATCGTCCTGCTCTACACGCAGATGCCGGTCAGCGACGGCGTGATGCTGTGGCTGGGCTTCCCCCTGGGCTTCTTCGCCTCGGGCATCTTCAGTGGCATGGGTTCGTTCCTCACCGAACTGTTCCCGACCCGGATACGCGGATCGGGGCAGGGCTTCTGCTACAACATCGGCAAGGTGGTCGCGGCGATGTTCCCGTTGCTGATCGGCCTGCTTGGCGAGAAAGTGCCGTTGGGCCTGGGGATTGGCGCCTTCGCCGCGGTGTCCTACGGTGTGGTGATTCTGGCGGCCCTGAGCCTGCCGGAAACCCGCGGCAAAGCGCTCCAGGCGCGCTAA
- a CDS encoding vWA domain-containing protein yields the protein MLLNLFNEMRAAKVPVSVRELLDLHHALQKGVVFADMDAFYYLARAILVKDERHFDKFDRAFAAYFKGLENLDRHIEALIPDDWLRKEFERSLTDEERAQIQSLGGLDKLIEEFKKRLEEQKERHAGGNKWIGTGGTSPFGSGGFNPEGIRVGEAGKRQGKAVKVWDQREYKNLDDQVELGTRNIKLALRRLRKFAREGAAEELDIDGTIDHTARDAGLLNIQMRPERRNTVKLLLLFDIGGSMDAHVKVCEELFSACKTEFKHLEYYYFHNFIYESVWKNNLRRTSERFSTFDLLHKYGDDYKVVFVGDAAMAPYEITQPGGSVEHWNEEAGYVWMQRFMEKFRKIIWINPYPKHAWEYTASTHLVRDLIEDRMFPLTLQGLEDGMRYLSK from the coding sequence ATGCTGCTCAACCTGTTCAATGAAATGCGCGCGGCCAAGGTACCGGTGTCGGTGCGCGAGCTGCTCGACCTGCATCACGCCCTGCAAAAGGGCGTGGTGTTCGCCGACATGGACGCGTTCTACTACCTGGCCCGGGCCATCCTGGTGAAGGACGAGCGCCATTTCGACAAGTTCGACCGTGCGTTCGCCGCCTACTTCAAGGGCCTGGAAAACCTCGACCGGCATATCGAGGCGTTGATCCCCGACGACTGGCTGCGCAAGGAGTTCGAGCGTTCGCTGACCGACGAGGAACGGGCGCAGATCCAATCCCTGGGCGGCCTGGACAAACTGATCGAAGAGTTCAAGAAGCGCCTGGAAGAACAGAAGGAGCGCCACGCCGGCGGCAACAAGTGGATCGGCACCGGCGGCACCAGCCCGTTCGGCTCCGGCGGCTTCAACCCCGAAGGCATCCGCGTCGGCGAGGCCGGCAAGCGCCAGGGCAAGGCGGTGAAGGTGTGGGACCAGCGCGAGTACAAGAACCTCGACGACCAGGTCGAGTTGGGCACGCGCAACATCAAGCTGGCCCTGCGCCGCTTGCGCAAGTTCGCCCGCGAAGGCGCCGCCGAGGAGCTGGACATCGACGGCACCATCGACCACACCGCCCGTGACGCAGGCCTCTTGAACATCCAGATGCGCCCCGAGCGGCGCAACACGGTCAAGCTGCTGTTGCTGTTCGACATCGGCGGCTCGATGGACGCCCACGTGAAGGTCTGCGAGGAATTGTTCTCGGCCTGCAAGACCGAGTTCAAGCACCTGGAGTACTACTACTTCCACAACTTCATCTACGAGTCGGTGTGGAAGAACAACCTGCGCCGCACCTCGGAGCGCTTTTCCACCTTCGACCTGTTGCACAAGTACGGCGACGACTACAAGGTGGTGTTCGTCGGCGACGCGGCCATGGCGCCCTACGAGATCACCCAGCCCGGCGGCAGCGTCGAGCACTGGAACGAAGAGGCCGGGTATGTGTGGATGCAACGCTTCATGGAGAAGTTCAGGAAGATCATCTGGATCAACCCTTATCCGAAGCACGCCTGGGAGTACACCGCTTCGACCCATCTGGTGCGGGACCTGATCGAGGACAGGATGTTTCCGCTGACCTTGCAGGGGTTGGAAGACGGGATGCGTTACCTGTCCAAGTAA